The proteins below come from a single Tsuneonella deserti genomic window:
- a CDS encoding site-specific integrase produces MLNKYSVTNDAVLEGDSANTPRLVLSFAGVPIDTSLPIWRLSIDYKINFSVFAGHPLELAVRSYLEQLIRTRSASYTANSFKWLERLALTDVKKSVLEALQVVGHVTISVYESFGHTLRGNGNTVVAFKSAFIRWYLWCCDAGISEFDEDVATELEAVMLRSPSRGQAVLSQDEDEGPLTSEEVESLLERLRIAIEDEAVALEPVAAAWLMICFGMNSKNLRLLEEQDLTEYTASDGTQVYELRVPRIKKRKALERSEFRTRTVEPLIGKLLFKVIANNRMRCPPSNDFFRDCSGIKVSYSRPLFREREVRKDAIGTFFERDAYRPRKYRPLFALQYIVKHFGLRSRTGSQLHLTPRRLRYTLATRLVANGASPREVADALDHSSTDHVLIYFNAGSELVDRLDRTIGPILVPHAQAFLGKIVRGPHEAERGGDPNSVIAHKSKTMESLRKVGTCGEHSFCDLYAPIACYTCRMFQPWLEADHRSVLDGLLDTRDERLREGSDPKWTKVNDRTIAAVKEVIAICDQTLAAEAA; encoded by the coding sequence ATGCTCAACAAGTATTCAGTCACGAATGATGCTGTGCTTGAAGGCGACAGCGCCAACACACCTCGCCTAGTCCTAAGTTTCGCTGGAGTACCGATAGATACCTCATTGCCAATATGGCGCCTATCCATCGACTATAAGATCAACTTCAGCGTGTTCGCTGGCCATCCGCTCGAATTGGCCGTCCGGTCTTACCTTGAGCAACTTATCAGAACGCGCTCTGCGTCATACACCGCTAACTCATTTAAATGGTTAGAACGTCTCGCGCTCACGGATGTTAAGAAGTCCGTGCTTGAGGCGTTGCAGGTCGTCGGTCATGTCACGATCTCAGTGTACGAAAGCTTCGGACACACCCTGAGGGGTAACGGAAATACCGTTGTAGCGTTCAAGTCGGCTTTCATCCGCTGGTACCTCTGGTGCTGCGATGCTGGAATAAGCGAATTCGACGAAGATGTAGCCACCGAGCTTGAGGCCGTCATGCTTCGCTCACCATCGCGAGGACAGGCGGTGTTGAGCCAAGATGAGGACGAAGGCCCACTGACGTCTGAAGAGGTCGAGAGCCTTCTAGAGCGGCTTCGCATAGCGATCGAAGATGAAGCTGTTGCCTTGGAGCCTGTGGCAGCAGCTTGGTTGATGATTTGCTTCGGAATGAATTCTAAGAACTTACGGCTGCTCGAAGAGCAGGATCTCACGGAGTACACCGCTTCAGATGGTACTCAGGTCTACGAGCTGCGTGTGCCCAGGATCAAAAAGCGTAAGGCGCTTGAGCGATCTGAGTTTCGCACGCGAACCGTGGAACCTCTCATCGGAAAGTTATTGTTCAAGGTAATCGCGAACAATCGAATGCGCTGCCCTCCAAGCAACGACTTCTTTCGCGATTGTAGTGGCATAAAGGTAAGTTACAGCCGTCCCCTCTTCAGAGAGAGAGAGGTCCGCAAGGATGCCATTGGCACCTTCTTTGAGCGGGATGCATACCGACCGCGCAAATACAGGCCGCTCTTTGCACTGCAATATATAGTGAAACACTTCGGCCTTCGCAGCCGAACCGGCTCGCAGCTCCATCTTACCCCACGCAGACTGAGATACACCTTAGCGACGCGCCTAGTTGCGAACGGCGCTTCTCCACGTGAGGTCGCCGATGCGTTAGATCACAGCAGCACTGACCACGTGCTTATTTACTTCAACGCCGGCTCCGAGCTTGTAGATAGACTCGATCGGACAATTGGTCCGATATTAGTGCCGCACGCTCAGGCTTTCTTAGGTAAAATCGTACGCGGCCCTCATGAGGCGGAGCGTGGGGGCGATCCTAACAGCGTGATCGCGCACAAAAGCAAGACGATGGAGAGTCTTAGAAAAGTCGGCACATGTGGCGAACACAGCTTCTGTGACCTTTATGCTCCGATCGCATGCTACACTTGTCGCATGTTTCAGCCTTGGTTGGAGGCTGATCATCGGAGCGTCCTCGACGGGTTGTTGGACACACGAGATGAGCGATTACGTGAAGGCTCTGACCCTAAGTGGACCAAGGTCAACGATCGCACCATCGCTGCGGTGAAGGAGGTTATAGCGATCTGCGATCAAACGCTCGCGGCAGAGGCCGCATGA
- a CDS encoding recombinase family protein: protein MNLIGYARVSTSEQELHLQVDALRAAGCERIFEDCASGARTDRPGLAEALAYLREGDVLVIWKFDRLGRSVRHLIDVVGELERRSIGLRSLTEAVDTTTPGGRLLFHIFGGLAQFERDLIIERTTAGLRAAEARGRKGGRRPVITPDKLNKAKQHIAQGLTVREAAARLKVGKSALYEALASRSGAA from the coding sequence GTGAACTTGATCGGGTATGCGCGGGTTTCGACGTCGGAGCAGGAATTGCATCTACAGGTCGACGCGCTCCGCGCGGCCGGTTGCGAGCGGATCTTTGAGGATTGCGCTTCGGGAGCGAGGACGGACCGGCCTGGTTTGGCAGAGGCATTGGCGTATCTCCGCGAGGGAGATGTGCTCGTCATTTGGAAGTTTGACCGGCTCGGCCGCTCGGTTCGGCACCTCATCGATGTCGTTGGAGAACTTGAGCGTCGCTCTATTGGCCTCCGATCTCTAACGGAGGCAGTGGACACAACGACGCCGGGAGGTCGTTTGTTATTCCACATCTTCGGAGGATTGGCGCAGTTCGAGCGTGACCTCATCATCGAGCGCACGACTGCTGGCCTCCGAGCCGCTGAGGCAAGAGGTCGGAAAGGCGGGCGCCGTCCTGTCATCACCCCTGATAAACTCAACAAAGCGAAGCAGCACATCGCGCAAGGCTTAACCGTCCGCGAGGCTGCGGCTCGCCTGAAGGTCGGCAAGAGCGCCCTTTATGAAGCACTCGCCAGCAGGTCGGGCGCAGCATGA
- a CDS encoding AAA family ATPase produces the protein MPLLGPSAAVAVIAEFRLLTDEIDVLEHFDRAGVDAATAITACRLWGRGAIKKLEENPYCLNLLQPWRVVDARAERLGVGPDDSRRLLAAIGEVISQRYGSRGRGAGGHTAATKQELTSSVERLLGSGSAATASKAFDLARASGEIIPIGDAWQGRAPSMMERKIESEINSRVVALPSESTPFRAAITEVEAELGIRLDHAQESAIRIASTHRFAVIDGAAGTGKSLVTRAVMRAVQLKERSYTQIALSGRAAKRLREATGHEALTVHRFLKEIANGKREIKPGTLLIDEASMISTADLWQILNWVSADTDLVLVGDPGQLPPIGAGNPLTAIVAQDHLPRATLEIIHRQSGASPIPVVARELRRGAIPSLPAFRPDDATAEGVFLLPCTTAEVPTKVLGAFEAFVGPPASRPDREAIRRLHAARVQVLGMTIHGPAGVRTISESIEARWLAAQPAIAGWGLAEGSKILWTKNSYDHPSGAVSDTDPVKVDIMNGTLGIVQRPSQVGASVLFDDERATKADIRATDLDRISRGWAVTVHKAQGSAFERVIIPVVPSRLLDRQMLYTAITRAKKTVVLVGDPEVLNAAVKRPPRAMLRRQCLFGHSGSETAAA, from the coding sequence GTGCCGCTTCTTGGACCCTCCGCTGCAGTCGCAGTAATTGCCGAGTTTCGCCTCCTCACTGACGAAATTGATGTTCTTGAGCATTTCGATCGCGCTGGCGTCGATGCTGCAACGGCGATCACGGCCTGCCGATTGTGGGGCAGAGGCGCAATCAAGAAGCTAGAGGAGAATCCCTACTGTCTAAACCTTCTTCAGCCGTGGAGGGTAGTGGACGCGCGGGCGGAACGCTTGGGAGTTGGGCCTGATGATAGCCGTCGACTGCTTGCGGCGATCGGCGAGGTGATTTCCCAACGCTATGGGAGCCGGGGACGAGGTGCCGGTGGACACACAGCGGCGACAAAGCAGGAACTTACGAGCAGCGTTGAAAGGCTGCTTGGGTCAGGATCCGCGGCCACTGCTTCGAAAGCGTTCGATTTAGCGCGAGCATCGGGTGAGATCATTCCGATCGGTGACGCTTGGCAGGGGCGTGCACCCTCAATGATGGAACGTAAAATCGAGTCAGAAATCAACTCGCGAGTTGTTGCGCTTCCATCGGAGAGTACTCCCTTCAGAGCGGCAATCACCGAAGTAGAGGCCGAGCTTGGTATTCGACTCGACCACGCTCAAGAAAGCGCAATTCGTATCGCCAGCACGCATCGCTTCGCGGTTATTGATGGGGCAGCGGGTACAGGGAAGAGCCTAGTCACTCGTGCCGTCATGCGAGCAGTCCAGCTCAAAGAGCGCTCATACACCCAAATCGCGCTAAGCGGACGAGCAGCCAAGCGCTTGCGAGAGGCTACCGGACACGAAGCGCTGACAGTTCATCGTTTTCTCAAAGAGATTGCGAACGGCAAGAGAGAGATCAAGCCAGGCACACTCTTAATTGACGAAGCCTCGATGATCTCGACTGCGGACTTGTGGCAAATTCTGAATTGGGTTTCAGCCGACACTGACCTTGTCCTTGTGGGTGACCCAGGCCAGCTGCCCCCGATAGGTGCAGGCAACCCGCTCACCGCCATTGTCGCTCAAGACCACTTGCCAAGAGCAACCCTCGAAATCATTCATCGGCAAAGCGGAGCGAGCCCAATCCCAGTTGTTGCCCGCGAACTACGTCGGGGCGCCATCCCAAGCTTGCCAGCTTTTCGTCCGGACGATGCTACTGCCGAAGGTGTCTTCCTTCTCCCTTGCACTACGGCAGAGGTGCCGACGAAGGTACTAGGAGCCTTCGAAGCATTCGTAGGGCCGCCAGCCTCGCGACCTGATCGTGAAGCGATACGCAGGCTTCACGCAGCCCGAGTCCAAGTGCTCGGTATGACCATCCACGGCCCGGCAGGAGTGCGGACGATATCGGAGTCTATCGAGGCGCGATGGCTTGCTGCTCAACCAGCAATAGCGGGCTGGGGTTTGGCCGAGGGCAGCAAAATCCTTTGGACAAAGAACAGCTACGATCATCCGTCTGGCGCCGTGAGCGATACTGATCCGGTGAAGGTCGATATCATGAATGGCACTCTCGGGATCGTGCAACGACCTTCGCAGGTCGGAGCGAGCGTCCTGTTCGATGACGAGCGCGCAACCAAGGCCGACATTCGTGCGACCGATCTAGATCGAATTTCTCGCGGCTGGGCCGTGACAGTTCACAAGGCACAGGGGTCGGCATTCGAGAGGGTCATCATCCCAGTCGTACCAAGCCGACTGCTTGATCGGCAGATGCTCTACACCGCCATCACGCGAGCAAAGAAGACGGTGGTGCTCGTAGGAGACCCTGAAGTTCTCAATGCAGCTGTGAAACGTCCACCCCGCGCCATGTTGAGGCGGCAATGCTTATTCGGCCATTCCGGAAGTGAGACAGCGGCAGCTTAA
- a CDS encoding CerR family C-terminal domain-containing protein, which produces MDHARVHLISTALPIFGKKGFEGASTRELAKAAGRPMSAITYHFSGKEGLYLACAEHIRDTLGGFIAAAVDQQHRAGTPTPEQAKQQLAELFRIITAAMLGETADIARFMLREQQEPTQAFDIIYTGIMGRVLGRMVELLKIVADERLTEVEVRLRVISLMGQVLVFRMAHAALLRLTGWENMGAVERDLIDRAVQDNLRCILDGLS; this is translated from the coding sequence ATGGACCATGCTCGCGTTCATCTAATTTCCACGGCGCTCCCGATCTTCGGCAAGAAAGGGTTTGAAGGCGCGTCGACGCGTGAGCTGGCGAAGGCGGCTGGCCGCCCCATGTCCGCGATCACCTACCATTTCAGCGGCAAGGAAGGGCTCTACCTCGCCTGCGCCGAGCATATCCGCGACACGCTTGGCGGCTTTATTGCAGCGGCGGTGGACCAGCAGCATCGCGCAGGCACGCCAACTCCGGAGCAGGCAAAGCAGCAGTTGGCCGAGCTCTTTCGCATCATCACCGCCGCCATGTTGGGCGAAACAGCCGACATCGCCCGCTTCATGCTTCGAGAGCAGCAGGAGCCAACGCAAGCCTTCGACATCATCTACACCGGCATCATGGGCCGGGTCCTCGGCCGCATGGTCGAACTCCTCAAAATCGTAGCGGACGAGCGGCTTACCGAGGTCGAGGTGCGGCTCCGGGTGATTTCCTTGATGGGCCAGGTGCTGGTGTTCCGGATGGCCCACGCCGCGCTGCTTCGCCTGACCGGGTGGGAGAACATGGGCGCCGTCGAGCGCGACCTCATCGACCGTGCGGTGCAGGACAATCTGCGCTGCATTCTCGACGGCTTAAGCTGA
- a CDS encoding HlyD family efflux transporter periplasmic adaptor subunit yields the protein MNRRTIILFILGAGLLIAALATSGFGLLKKEEQGLTLYGNVDVRQVELGFRVGGRIAEMPFEEGARVRAGAVLARLDRRTFDDAVADASAQVAQAEAELARQRNGNRSQDIARARANVSEQRALAEKARIDLARRESLFPSGAVSQAVVNASRGEYRAALARVQAAEQALSLQNAGSRPEDIRAASAQREAATARLNRARTDIADTELRAPSAGTLLTRAQEPGAIVQGGQTVMTLTIDRPMRIRAYVAEEDLSRIAPGTRAQVTADGNPSTYRGTISFISPTAEFTPKSVQTESLRADLVYRVRILIENPDGRLRQGQPVTVSIPSAMPRKD from the coding sequence ATGAATCGCCGTACCATTATCTTGTTTATCCTCGGCGCCGGGCTGCTCATCGCCGCTCTGGCGACGAGTGGCTTTGGCTTGCTCAAGAAGGAGGAACAGGGCCTGACACTCTACGGAAACGTCGACGTGCGGCAGGTCGAGCTTGGCTTCCGGGTTGGTGGGCGAATTGCCGAGATGCCGTTCGAGGAAGGCGCCCGTGTGCGGGCTGGAGCCGTGTTGGCTCGGCTCGACCGGCGGACGTTCGATGATGCGGTGGCGGATGCCTCGGCTCAGGTCGCGCAGGCGGAGGCTGAGCTCGCCCGCCAGCGCAACGGGAACCGCTCGCAGGACATCGCCCGGGCCCGCGCCAACGTATCCGAGCAGCGTGCCTTGGCCGAGAAGGCCCGCATCGATCTCGCCCGCCGCGAGTCCCTTTTTCCGAGCGGCGCGGTCAGCCAGGCGGTCGTGAACGCCTCACGTGGCGAGTATCGGGCAGCGCTCGCCCGGGTGCAGGCGGCGGAGCAGGCGCTCTCCTTGCAGAATGCTGGCTCTCGACCCGAAGACATCCGGGCCGCGTCAGCGCAACGCGAAGCCGCGACGGCGCGCCTCAATCGCGCCCGCACCGACATCGCCGATACCGAGCTGCGTGCGCCCTCCGCTGGTACATTGCTGACCCGCGCGCAGGAACCCGGCGCGATCGTGCAGGGCGGGCAGACCGTCATGACGCTCACCATCGATCGGCCGATGCGTATCCGTGCCTATGTCGCCGAGGAGGACCTGTCGCGGATTGCCCCGGGCACTAGGGCTCAGGTGACCGCTGACGGCAATCCGAGCACTTATCGCGGCACCATCTCCTTCATCTCTCCAACCGCCGAGTTCACGCCCAAGTCGGTGCAGACTGAGAGCCTTCGCGCCGACCTCGTCTACCGCGTTCGCATCCTGATCGAGAATCCGGACGGGCGGCTGCGGCAGGGCCAGCCGGTGACCGTCAGCATCCCGTCCGCCATGCCGCGCAAGGACTGA
- a CDS encoding ATP-binding cassette domain-containing protein, translated as MATVAEARRVTKRFDPALPPALDAVDLVIPEGGMTGLVGPDGSGKTTLIRILGGLIDPDAGEALVLGGPANDADRSRIGYMPQRFGLYEDLSVLENLQLYAELRGLPAVERGETFGRLLEFTRLNPFQSRLAGKLSGGMKQKLGLACALIRQPKLLLLDEPGVGVDPVSRRELWEMVRTLAGEGVGILWSTAYLDEAEKCDRVFLLSEGKLLKSGTPQDFHAQVEGRTVRVSSKGPARELLPRALAQSEVMDGSVQGTGVRLLLAPGGHVDQAELGGVEVEPTPPRFEDAFIDLLGGAADGGSALAETFRTIEPDGTCAIEAHGLTKRFGDFTAARDISFTVAPGEIFGLLGPNGAGKSTTFKMLCGLLTPTDGDGAVAGNDLRKARAEARQSLGYMAQKFSLYGDLSVAQNLDFFSGIYGLSGVVRKRAIERVTEIFHLGRYLKDNAGPMPLGFKQRLALACAVMHEPPVLFLDEPTSGVDPLVRREFWGHINGLVGKGVAVLVTTHFMDEAEYCDRVGLIYRAEQIASGTPDELKADAGAETMEEAFIALIERADRDMDEAA; from the coding sequence GTGGCCACAGTCGCCGAAGCCCGCAGAGTCACCAAACGCTTCGACCCGGCGCTGCCCCCGGCGCTGGATGCGGTCGATCTCGTCATCCCTGAGGGCGGCATGACCGGGCTGGTGGGTCCGGACGGGTCCGGCAAGACCACGCTGATCCGCATCCTTGGCGGCCTGATCGATCCGGATGCGGGCGAGGCGCTCGTGTTGGGAGGTCCGGCCAATGACGCCGATCGGTCTCGCATCGGCTACATGCCGCAGCGCTTCGGACTGTATGAGGACCTGAGCGTCCTCGAGAATCTCCAACTCTATGCCGAACTGCGCGGGCTCCCGGCGGTGGAGCGGGGGGAAACCTTCGGCCGCCTCCTCGAGTTCACCCGACTAAACCCATTTCAGTCGCGGCTGGCGGGCAAACTGTCGGGCGGCATGAAGCAGAAGCTCGGCCTTGCCTGCGCGCTCATCCGCCAGCCCAAGCTGCTGCTGCTCGACGAGCCTGGCGTCGGCGTCGACCCGGTCTCCCGACGCGAGCTGTGGGAGATGGTGCGAACGTTGGCAGGAGAGGGAGTCGGGATCCTTTGGTCGACCGCCTACCTCGATGAGGCGGAAAAGTGCGACCGCGTGTTCCTGCTGAGCGAAGGAAAGCTGCTGAAATCGGGCACCCCACAGGACTTCCATGCGCAGGTCGAAGGTCGGACGGTGCGGGTTAGCAGCAAGGGGCCGGCGCGCGAGTTGCTGCCTCGTGCTCTGGCGCAGTCAGAGGTGATGGACGGGTCAGTACAGGGTACGGGTGTGCGCTTGCTCCTCGCTCCTGGCGGGCACGTCGACCAGGCTGAACTGGGCGGGGTTGAGGTAGAGCCTACGCCGCCCCGGTTCGAGGACGCTTTCATTGATCTCCTCGGCGGCGCGGCAGATGGTGGCAGCGCGCTGGCCGAGACCTTTCGCACGATCGAACCCGATGGGACCTGCGCGATCGAAGCGCATGGCCTCACCAAGAGATTCGGCGACTTCACCGCCGCGCGCGACATCAGCTTTACCGTCGCGCCGGGCGAAATCTTCGGGTTGCTCGGCCCCAATGGTGCCGGTAAGTCGACCACCTTCAAGATGCTCTGCGGCCTGCTCACCCCAACTGACGGCGATGGTGCGGTTGCGGGTAACGACCTGCGCAAGGCGCGGGCAGAGGCGCGCCAGTCGCTCGGCTACATGGCGCAGAAATTCTCGCTCTACGGCGACCTCAGCGTCGCCCAGAACCTCGACTTTTTCTCGGGCATCTACGGCCTCTCGGGAGTGGTGCGGAAGCGAGCCATCGAGCGCGTGACCGAAATCTTCCATCTCGGGCGCTATCTCAAGGACAATGCTGGCCCCATGCCACTCGGGTTCAAGCAACGCCTGGCATTGGCCTGCGCCGTGATGCACGAACCGCCCGTCCTGTTTCTCGACGAGCCGACCAGCGGCGTCGACCCGCTCGTACGCCGCGAGTTCTGGGGTCACATCAATGGCCTCGTCGGCAAGGGCGTGGCGGTGCTGGTCACCACCCACTTCATGGATGAAGCAGAATATTGCGACCGGGTCGGCCTCATCTACCGTGCCGAGCAGATCGCCAGCGGCACGCCGGACGAGCTCAAGGCCGACGCGGGCGCTGAAACGATGGAGGAAGCGTTTATCGCCCTCATCGAGCGCGCCGATCGTGACATGGATGAAGCGGCATGA
- a CDS encoding ABC transporter permease encodes MMRKEWLQVIRDPSSLLIAVVLPVLLIFLFGYGVSLDTAKTRIGMSLQDTGEAAQSLAGAFQASPYFEVAEIGPVDRLGNALVAGRIRGIIVIPQDFSQDAARAGGTIQVIADGGQPNTASFVAAYASGVQANWAEARSTERGREAAAPITVEQRFWFNPELASRFFLVPGAIAVVMTMIGSLLTGLVVAREWERGTMEAILSTPVTMAELIVTKVLPYFLLGLVSMTVCTLLAVFVFGVPFRGSPLALLVIASCFLIPALGQGLFISAATKNQFVASQITLLTAFLPAMMLSGFLFEIASMPAWVQWLTTIIPARYLIPSLQTVFIAGDDWGMFARNCLVLLGFGSIFFLLTARVTKRKVA; translated from the coding sequence ATGATGCGCAAGGAATGGCTGCAGGTCATCCGCGACCCGTCATCGCTGCTGATCGCGGTTGTGCTGCCAGTCCTGCTCATCTTCCTTTTTGGCTACGGCGTCAGCTTGGATACCGCGAAGACGCGTATCGGCATGTCTTTGCAGGACACTGGCGAGGCGGCCCAGTCGCTCGCCGGCGCCTTCCAGGCGTCACCTTACTTTGAAGTCGCGGAGATTGGTCCTGTGGATCGCCTCGGGAATGCGTTGGTCGCGGGGCGCATTCGCGGGATCATCGTCATTCCCCAGGATTTCAGCCAGGACGCGGCGCGCGCCGGCGGAACCATCCAGGTGATCGCCGATGGCGGCCAGCCTAATACGGCCAGCTTCGTCGCAGCCTATGCCAGCGGCGTGCAGGCCAACTGGGCCGAAGCGCGGTCCACCGAACGCGGCAGGGAAGCCGCAGCTCCGATTACCGTCGAGCAGCGCTTCTGGTTCAATCCCGAGCTTGCCAGCCGCTTCTTCCTGGTGCCAGGCGCGATCGCGGTGGTGATGACCATGATCGGCTCGCTGCTGACCGGCCTGGTGGTCGCACGCGAATGGGAGCGCGGCACCATGGAAGCCATTCTCTCAACCCCCGTCACCATGGCCGAGCTGATCGTCACCAAGGTGCTGCCCTACTTCCTGCTTGGGCTGGTTTCCATGACGGTCTGCACCCTGTTGGCCGTGTTTGTCTTTGGCGTGCCCTTTCGCGGGTCACCGCTCGCGCTGCTAGTGATCGCCTCCTGCTTCCTCATCCCCGCGCTCGGCCAAGGGCTGTTCATCTCCGCAGCGACCAAGAACCAATTTGTCGCCTCGCAGATCACTCTGCTGACCGCCTTCCTCCCAGCCATGATGCTGTCGGGTTTTCTGTTCGAGATCGCCTCCATGCCCGCTTGGGTACAGTGGCTCACCACGATCATTCCCGCCCGTTATCTGATTCCATCCCTGCAGACGGTGTTCATTGCCGGCGACGACTGGGGCATGTTCGCGCGCAATTGCCTCGTGCTGCTCGGCTTCGGGTCGATCTTCTTCCTGCTGACCGCGCGTGTCACGAAGCGGAAGGTCGCCTGA
- a CDS encoding ABC transporter permease, translating into MRLVSTRLAAMIVKELWAVLRDPRGRIILFVPPLLQLILFSAAATLEVKNVDIGVLNRDTGAASTEFVNQLAGSPNVRRIVALQSSEQLREAINRQQVIGAIVLGESFSRDVAAGRPATVQAIFDGRRSNASQILSGYIGQIAASTGVALKPAAARPSGGVIAVNWFNPNLDYLWFIMPALVVQIGAISALSVSSQSVARERELGSFEQLMVSPLHTWEILAGKLVPPFAAGLINGTLYLLVIPLFFGVPFTGSVLLFYLALIAGLYSVVGIGLAVSAISKTQQQAFLGQFAVTPPLILLSGFASPVDNMPRWLQWIAEANPLKHFNVAMEGLFLKAMPLGTLLQTIFPLLIIGTVMLAVAVYEFRARME; encoded by the coding sequence ATGCGGCTCGTCTCCACCCGCCTCGCGGCGATGATCGTAAAGGAGCTGTGGGCCGTGCTGCGCGACCCACGTGGGCGAATCATCCTGTTCGTGCCGCCGCTCCTGCAGCTGATCCTATTCAGCGCAGCGGCGACGCTGGAGGTCAAAAACGTCGATATCGGCGTGCTCAACCGCGACACGGGTGCGGCCTCGACCGAATTCGTCAATCAGCTGGCCGGCAGTCCGAACGTGCGGCGCATCGTCGCCCTGCAATCGTCCGAGCAGCTCCGCGAGGCGATCAACCGCCAGCAGGTCATCGGCGCCATCGTATTAGGCGAGAGCTTCAGCCGGGATGTAGCGGCCGGCAGACCAGCTACCGTCCAAGCGATCTTCGATGGGCGCCGCTCCAACGCCTCGCAGATTTTGTCCGGCTATATCGGCCAGATTGCCGCTAGCACCGGGGTCGCGCTAAAGCCCGCTGCTGCCCGGCCTTCGGGCGGGGTGATCGCAGTCAACTGGTTCAATCCGAACCTTGACTATTTGTGGTTCATCATGCCGGCGCTGGTGGTGCAGATCGGCGCCATTTCTGCTCTTTCGGTCAGCTCGCAATCGGTCGCGCGCGAGCGTGAGCTCGGTAGCTTCGAGCAGCTGATGGTTTCGCCCTTGCACACCTGGGAGATCCTCGCCGGCAAACTGGTTCCACCTTTTGCAGCTGGGCTAATCAACGGTACGCTTTATCTGCTCGTTATCCCGTTGTTTTTCGGTGTGCCGTTCACCGGTTCTGTGCTGCTGTTCTATCTTGCCCTGATCGCAGGCCTTTACTCAGTTGTCGGTATCGGCCTGGCGGTGTCTGCCATCTCCAAGACCCAGCAGCAGGCGTTCCTAGGCCAATTCGCCGTCACTCCGCCACTGATCCTGCTATCCGGCTTTGCCAGCCCGGTCGATAACATGCCCCGCTGGCTGCAGTGGATCGCCGAAGCCAATCCATTGAAGCATTTCAACGTCGCAATGGAGGGCCTGTTTCTTAAGGCCATGCCTTTGGGCACGCTGCTCCAGACCATCTTTCCCCTGCTCATCATCGGAACCGTGATGCTGGCCGTGGCCGTCTACGAGTTCCGCGCCCGCATGGAGTAG